A single region of the Psychrobacter alimentarius genome encodes:
- the yajC gene encoding preprotein translocase subunit YajC translates to MFLFIQAAHAAETAGAASLFGQILLPVAFFAIFYFLVIRPQSKRTKEHRAMVNALTVGSEIIFAGGLMGRIKAIEGDYAVVSLNNNTDVKVQRASVISVLPAGTIESV, encoded by the coding sequence ATGTTTTTATTCATTCAAGCCGCTCATGCTGCTGAAACTGCTGGTGCAGCATCGTTATTCGGTCAGATCCTATTACCAGTCGCTTTCTTTGCCATTTTTTACTTCTTGGTGATTCGTCCACAATCTAAGCGCACCAAAGAGCATCGTGCGATGGTCAATGCATTAACGGTTGGCAGCGAAATCATCTTTGCTGGTGGCTTGATGGGTCGTATTAAAGCGATAGAAGGCGACTATGCTGTCGTAAGCTTAAACAACAACACTGATGTAAAAGTACAACGTGCTTCTGTTATCTCAGTATTGCCTGCTGGCACGATCGAAAGCGTTTAA
- a CDS encoding hemolysin family protein — translation MFIPRLRRSRAHKKASAKPPPTIHHPMRLSRYQSVFGITALIASLMLLVPYSSFAAGAVATDAIADPTVTSIFLLIFFVVIAIGISFVCSLSEAALLSMTPSYIADIQEHNPKKANMLRRLKVDNIDQSLAAILTLNTVAHTLGSIGAGAQATIVFGSAWFGLFSAFMTLAILFLSEIIPKTLGTMYWRQISGVVAYFVRGIILLLYPLIWISERLTKLLVRGKEPQAFSRREFAALASIGEESGQIDPLESRIIRNLLAFGAIKVEDIMTPRSVMLAFEENKTVAELLVDRPKLTFSRLPVYEGDLDNITGFVLKTDMLLAKVNHAMHKPLTQFKREITFVFSKMKLFDLLELMLKNRIHIAITVGEYGEVKGLVTLEDVFETLLGLEIVDEIDRVEDMQALARQMMDRRVERLGMKLSDDEEYEDISGSSKL, via the coding sequence ATGTTTATACCTCGTTTACGTCGTTCACGCGCTCATAAAAAAGCGTCTGCCAAACCTCCTCCGACGATACATCATCCCATGCGGCTTAGTCGTTATCAGTCAGTTTTTGGAATAACAGCGCTAATAGCATCTTTGATGTTGCTAGTGCCTTATTCTTCCTTTGCAGCAGGTGCGGTAGCGACAGATGCAATAGCAGACCCAACGGTCACAAGTATATTTTTACTGATATTTTTTGTGGTCATCGCTATCGGTATCTCGTTTGTTTGCTCTTTATCAGAAGCAGCATTATTGAGTATGACACCGTCGTACATTGCTGATATTCAAGAGCATAATCCAAAAAAAGCAAATATGCTAAGACGTCTGAAGGTTGACAATATCGATCAGTCTTTGGCCGCTATTTTGACTTTGAATACAGTGGCTCATACATTGGGGTCCATTGGAGCGGGTGCGCAAGCCACAATTGTATTTGGTAGTGCATGGTTTGGGTTGTTTTCTGCGTTTATGACCTTGGCGATTTTATTTTTATCTGAGATTATTCCAAAAACATTAGGAACCATGTATTGGCGTCAAATAAGTGGCGTTGTCGCTTACTTTGTTCGAGGTATTATTTTACTGCTATATCCTTTGATTTGGATTTCAGAGCGACTTACAAAATTGCTTGTGCGTGGCAAAGAGCCTCAAGCGTTTAGCCGTCGTGAGTTTGCTGCACTTGCCAGTATTGGTGAAGAGTCAGGACAAATTGATCCATTGGAGTCGCGTATTATTCGTAACTTACTGGCGTTTGGTGCCATTAAGGTTGAAGACATTATGACGCCGCGTTCGGTGATGTTAGCGTTTGAAGAAAATAAAACGGTGGCTGAGTTACTGGTTGATCGTCCGAAGCTTACGTTTTCACGGTTGCCAGTTTACGAAGGTGATTTAGATAACATTACCGGTTTTGTCTTAAAAACAGATATGTTGTTGGCGAAAGTCAACCATGCCATGCATAAGCCATTGACACAGTTCAAAAGAGAAATTACTTTTGTATTCTCCAAAATGAAGCTGTTTGATTTATTAGAGCTGATGCTAAAAAATCGTATTCATATTGCCATTACTGTGGGTGAGTACGGTGAAGTCAAAGGCTTGGTCACGCTAGAGGATGTGTTTGAAACCTTATTGGGTCTTGAAATTGTAGATGAAATAGATCGCGTTGAAGATATGCAAGCGTTGGCTCGTCAAATGATGGATAGACGGGTAGAGCGTTTAGGTATGAAGCTTAGCGATGATGAAGAATACGAAGACATTAGTGGTAGTAGTAAGCTTTAA
- the secD gene encoding protein translocase subunit SecD — translation MQYPAWKYLLITVVLIIAGLYAAPNLYPDEPAVQITSAAAGTQLSEGILTQSQSLLEEAGLENHNGTFEDNSALVRLNNPVDQLKAQEVLRQKLGEDYVVALNLAQTTPQWLRDIGARPMKLGLDLRGGVRFVLEVDMDKALEQRLNSASRDVRRDLRAEKVAIKGIKTESQSIVLHFADTDARNRAQNVLQSSMGSTFSLQSSIDAQGPALILAYNEATLDEINSYAVNQNLTTLRNRIAELGVTEALVQSQGASRIVVELPGVQDTAEAKRVLGRTANLEFRMVAENSENYTGGIPPAGTEAFPFETLDGPPVLLQRQAIVTGDKVTNAQTGVDENGSPEVSITLDSAGGKLMQNATRTAVGKQMAVLFIENKQRITYEEDPATGETVEVRTPYAETKVINRANIQAVLGSSFRITGLDSTAEAAELALLLRSGALAAPMYFVEERTIGPSLGQENIDKGLFSTQIGYLLVFAFMIIFYRLFGVIANVALAVNVIIIIAIMSILGSSLTLPGIAGIVLTIGMAVDANVLIFERIREELANGVRPKSAIVAGFDRAFSSIFDANITTLLIAFILFAIGTGPIKGFAVTLAIGIVSSLFTAIMVTRALVQIAYGKRKSIKRLSIG, via the coding sequence ATGCAATATCCCGCTTGGAAATACTTACTTATTACCGTCGTGCTAATCATTGCCGGTCTATATGCTGCTCCTAACTTATACCCTGACGAACCTGCTGTGCAGATTACTAGTGCGGCAGCAGGTACACAGCTGTCTGAAGGTATTTTGACCCAGTCTCAAAGCTTACTCGAGGAGGCAGGTCTTGAAAACCATAATGGCACATTTGAGGACAACAGTGCACTGGTGCGTCTCAACAATCCAGTCGATCAGCTGAAAGCTCAAGAAGTACTACGTCAAAAATTGGGCGAAGACTACGTGGTCGCGCTGAATTTAGCGCAGACTACCCCGCAATGGCTACGTGATATTGGTGCAAGACCAATGAAGCTTGGCCTTGATTTACGCGGCGGTGTACGTTTTGTACTAGAAGTCGATATGGATAAAGCGCTCGAACAACGCTTGAATAGTGCCAGTCGTGATGTGCGTCGTGACCTACGTGCTGAAAAGGTTGCAATTAAAGGTATTAAGACTGAAAGTCAAAGCATAGTATTGCATTTTGCTGATACAGATGCGCGTAACCGTGCACAGAACGTTCTACAAAGCTCGATGGGTAGTACATTTAGTTTACAATCCTCTATTGATGCTCAAGGCCCTGCTTTAATCTTAGCATATAATGAAGCTACGCTTGATGAGATCAATAGCTACGCAGTCAATCAAAACTTAACGACCCTACGCAACCGTATTGCCGAGCTTGGCGTTACAGAAGCCTTGGTACAGTCACAAGGTGCCAGTCGTATTGTAGTAGAGCTACCAGGTGTACAAGATACAGCTGAAGCTAAGCGTGTTCTTGGCCGTACCGCAAACCTTGAGTTCCGTATGGTCGCCGAAAACAGTGAAAACTACACTGGTGGGATTCCTCCAGCGGGTACTGAAGCGTTTCCATTTGAAACCCTAGATGGCCCACCTGTACTGTTACAGCGCCAAGCAATTGTCACTGGTGATAAAGTCACCAACGCTCAAACAGGTGTTGATGAAAACGGTTCTCCTGAAGTTAGCATCACTTTAGATAGTGCGGGCGGCAAGCTGATGCAAAACGCCACGCGTACTGCAGTCGGTAAGCAGATGGCAGTATTGTTTATCGAAAATAAGCAAAGAATTACTTATGAAGAAGATCCAGCAACTGGAGAAACTGTCGAAGTAAGAACGCCTTACGCCGAAACTAAAGTCATTAACCGTGCCAATATTCAAGCGGTGCTTGGCTCTTCTTTCCGAATTACTGGTTTGGATAGTACTGCTGAAGCAGCAGAACTTGCACTTTTATTACGTTCAGGCGCACTTGCTGCACCAATGTACTTTGTAGAAGAGCGCACTATTGGTCCATCATTAGGTCAAGAGAATATTGATAAAGGTCTATTTTCTACTCAGATCGGTTATCTATTGGTCTTTGCCTTTATGATTATTTTCTACCGTCTGTTTGGTGTAATTGCTAACGTGGCACTTGCTGTGAACGTCATTATCATCATTGCCATTATGTCGATCTTAGGCTCATCACTAACGTTACCTGGTATCGCTGGTATTGTTTTAACCATCGGTATGGCAGTTGATGCCAACGTACTGATTTTTGAGCGAATACGAGAAGAACTTGCAAATGGAGTACGGCCAAAGTCCGCCATCGTAGCAGGTTTTGATCGAGCCTTTAGTAGTATTTTCGATGCCAACATCACTACCCTATTAATTGCTTTTATCCTATTTGCCATTGGTACGGGTCCGATTAAAGGCTTTGCGGTTACATTGGCTATTGGTATTGTCAGCTCGCTATTTACCGCTATTATGGTGACGCGTGCGCTGGTACAAATTGCTTATGGTAAGCGTAAATCTATCAAACGTTTGAGCATCGGTTAG